In Arthrobacter citreus, a single genomic region encodes these proteins:
- the cotE gene encoding outer spore coat protein CotE, with protein sequence MSEREHREIITKAVVGRGKKYNKVTHTLTPNHTPSSILGCWVINHVYDAKKCKDGVEVSGKYDINIWYSYGDNTKTEVVPESVKYTEVVRLRHRDDNFTGEDCEVIARSLKHPNCLDAIISPNGNRFIVTVEKEVLVEVVGETKVVVLVAPHGVHDDDDFFDVDDEFEDLDPDFVLEGEEE encoded by the coding sequence ATGTCTGAACGCGAACACAGAGAGATTATAACGAAGGCAGTCGTAGGAAGAGGCAAGAAATATAACAAAGTCACTCATACACTTACACCAAATCATACACCATCAAGTATTTTAGGCTGCTGGGTTATAAACCATGTATATGATGCAAAAAAATGTAAAGATGGAGTAGAAGTATCTGGTAAATATGATATTAATATTTGGTACTCCTATGGTGACAATACGAAAACAGAAGTAGTGCCTGAGTCTGTTAAGTATACTGAAGTAGTAAGATTAAGACACAGAGATGACAATTTTACTGGTGAAGATTGTGAAGTTATTGCACGATCATTAAAACATCCAAATTGTTTAGATGCAATTATTTCTCCAAATGGGAATCGATTTATTGTAACTGTAGAAAAAGAAGTTTTAGTTGAAGTAGTAGGTGAAACGAAAGTTGTTGTACTTGTTGCGCCTCACGGTGTACATGACGATGATGATTTCTTTGATGTAGATGACGAATTTGAAGATTTAGATCCAGATTTCGTATTAGAAGGCGAAGAAGAATAA
- a CDS encoding 2-oxoacid:ferredoxin oxidoreductase subunit beta, with protein MATFKEFRNNIKPNWCPGCGDFSVQASIQRAAANVGLEPDNLAVISGIGCSGRISGYINSYGLHGIHGRSLPIAQGVKMANRDLTVIASGGDGDGFAIGLGHTIHAIRRNIDVTYIVMDNQIYGLTKGQTSPRSDVGFKTKSTPQGSVESALSVMEMALTAGGTFVAQSFSSDLKELTSLIEQGINHKGFSLINVFSPCVTYNKVNTYDWFKENLVKLSDIEGYDPSNKEMAMQTLMQNKGLVTGLIYQNKEQKSYQELITGYSEDPLVESDLQLEKGQFEKLVAEFM; from the coding sequence ATGGCAACATTTAAAGAATTTCGTAATAATATCAAACCAAACTGGTGCCCTGGATGTGGAGACTTCTCAGTACAAGCATCGATTCAACGTGCAGCAGCAAATGTTGGTTTAGAACCTGATAACCTTGCAGTAATTTCTGGTATTGGATGTTCTGGTCGTATTTCTGGATATATTAACTCTTACGGTTTACATGGTATTCACGGTCGTTCACTTCCAATTGCACAAGGTGTTAAAATGGCTAACCGTGATCTAACTGTTATCGCTTCTGGTGGTGACGGTGATGGATTCGCAATCGGTTTAGGTCATACAATCCATGCAATTCGTCGTAACATCGACGTTACTTACATCGTAATGGATAACCAAATTTACGGTTTAACAAAAGGTCAAACATCTCCTCGTAGTGATGTAGGATTCAAAACTAAGAGTACTCCACAAGGTTCTGTTGAATCTGCACTTTCAGTAATGGAAATGGCGTTAACAGCTGGTGGAACATTCGTAGCACAAAGTTTCTCAAGTGACTTAAAAGAGTTAACTTCATTAATCGAGCAAGGTATTAACCACAAAGGTTTCTCTTTAATTAACGTATTCAGCCCATGTGTAACTTACAATAAAGTAAACACATATGACTGGTTTAAAGAAAATCTTGTTAAACTTTCTGATATTGAAGGATATGATCCTTCAAACAAAGAAATGGCTATGCAAACATTAATGCAAAATAAAGGTTTAGTAACTGGTCTTATTTACCAAAATAAAGAGCAAAAATCATACCAAGAATTAATTACTGGTTACAGTGAAGATCCATTAGTGGAATCAGATCTACAATTAGAAAAAGGTCAATTCGAAAAATTAGTTGCTGAATTCATGTAA
- a CDS encoding 2-oxoacid:acceptor oxidoreductase subunit alpha, producing the protein MIEQLSWKVGGQQGEGIESTGEIFAIALNRLGYYLYGYRHFSSRIKGGHTNNKIRVSTTEVRAISDDLDILVAFDQETIDVNFYELRKGGIVIADAKFNPTIPDSTDVTLYSIPFTELAAELGTSLMKNMVAVGASSAILGLSIEVFREVVDEIFGKKGQQIVEKNIEAIARGAQEMREMLGVNVNKMQLSEADGKKRMFLIGNDAIAMGALAGGSRFMAAYPITPASEIMEYLIKKLPQYGGAVIQTEDEIAACTMAIGANYAGVRTLTASAGPGLSLMMEAIGLSGITEVPLVIVDTQRGGPSTGLPTKQEQSDLMAMIYGTHGEIPKVVIAPSTVEEGFYDMVEAFNVAEEFQVPVIVITDLQLSLGKQTVEPLQFEKVQIRRGKFDYKQELPVSENKEYFKRYEVTEDGVSPRVVPGMKGGIHHVTGVEHDEMGKPSESPINRNQQMDKRMRKLNNLKFPNPVLVNSKHEDADVLLVGFNSTRGAIEEAMVRLEQDGIKVNHAHVRLIHPFPTNELMPELKKAKRVIVVENNATGQLASIIKMNCGHAEKISSLLKYDGNPFLPKEIYNTCKEGVVLNGNI; encoded by the coding sequence ATGATTGAACAACTTTCATGGAAAGTTGGAGGACAACAGGGTGAAGGTATCGAAAGTACAGGTGAGATTTTTGCAATTGCGTTAAACCGTTTAGGTTACTATTTATACGGATATCGTCATTTCTCTTCTCGTATTAAAGGTGGTCACACTAATAACAAAATTCGTGTAAGTACAACTGAAGTTCGTGCAATTTCAGATGACTTAGATATTTTAGTAGCCTTTGACCAAGAAACAATCGATGTAAACTTTTATGAATTACGCAAAGGCGGTATCGTAATCGCTGATGCTAAATTTAATCCGACAATTCCAGATTCAACTGATGTAACACTTTATTCAATTCCATTTACAGAATTAGCTGCTGAACTAGGTACTTCATTAATGAAAAACATGGTTGCAGTTGGAGCTTCAAGTGCAATTTTAGGTCTTTCAATTGAAGTTTTCAGAGAAGTTGTAGATGAAATTTTCGGTAAAAAAGGTCAACAAATTGTTGAGAAAAACATAGAAGCAATCGCACGTGGAGCACAAGAAATGAGAGAAATGCTTGGCGTGAATGTAAATAAAATGCAATTATCAGAAGCAGATGGTAAAAAACGTATGTTCTTAATCGGTAATGATGCAATCGCAATGGGTGCATTAGCTGGTGGTTCACGTTTTATGGCAGCGTATCCAATTACGCCTGCATCTGAGATTATGGAATACTTAATTAAAAAATTACCACAGTATGGTGGAGCAGTTATTCAAACTGAAGACGAGATTGCTGCATGTACAATGGCAATCGGAGCTAACTATGCTGGTGTTCGTACATTAACAGCATCTGCAGGTCCTGGTCTTTCATTAATGATGGAAGCAATCGGCCTTTCTGGTATTACTGAAGTTCCTTTAGTAATCGTTGATACTCAACGTGGTGGTCCAAGTACTGGTCTTCCTACTAAACAAGAACAATCAGACTTAATGGCTATGATCTACGGTACACACGGTGAGATTCCGAAAGTAGTAATCGCTCCAAGTACAGTAGAAGAAGGATTCTACGATATGGTGGAAGCGTTTAACGTAGCTGAAGAATTCCAAGTTCCTGTTATCGTAATTACAGACTTACAGCTTTCTTTAGGTAAACAAACTGTTGAACCACTTCAATTTGAAAAAGTTCAAATTCGCCGTGGTAAGTTTGATTACAAACAAGAATTACCTGTATCTGAAAACAAAGAATACTTCAAACGTTATGAAGTGACTGAGGACGGCGTTTCTCCACGTGTAGTACCAGGTATGAAAGGTGGTATTCACCACGTAACTGGTGTTGAGCATGATGAAATGGGTAAACCATCTGAATCACCAATTAACCGTAATCAACAAATGGATAAACGTATGCGTAAGTTAAACAACTTAAAATTCCCTAACCCAGTGTTAGTGAACTCTAAACACGAAGACGCTGATGTATTATTAGTTGGTTTTAACTCAACTCGTGGTGCAATCGAAGAAGCAATGGTTCGTTTAGAGCAAGATGGTATCAAAGTTAACCATGCTCATGTACGTTTAATTCACCCATTCCCAACAAACGAATTAATGCCTGAGCTTAAAAAAGCTAAACGCGTAATCGTTGTTGAAAATAATGCTACTGGTCAATTAGCAAGCATTATTAAAATGAATTGTGGTCATGCAGAAAAGATTTCAAGCTTACTAAAATATGATGGAAATCCTTTCTTACCAAAAGAAATTTACAACACTTGCAAGGAAGGAGTTGTTCTAAATGGCAACATTTAA
- a CDS encoding GNAT family N-acetyltransferase — translation MMNIQIRRPRIEDDKELNQFFREVIIDTFTKEGIGEKLEDINDEIKTKEKYLKNDFDSNGESRYFLIALDHDKIIGSIEYGPVSDLIMKCTKNELNGLIEIGTVFVHPDYQKKGVGKLLLNTMYSTLQNRGINEFCLDSGYTNAQKIWKKKFGEPKYLYKDFWGKGYDHMIWKIKISNILK, via the coding sequence ATGATGAATATTCAAATTAGAAGACCGAGAATTGAAGATGACAAAGAGTTAAATCAATTTTTTCGGGAAGTGATCATCGATACGTTTACAAAAGAGGGTATAGGGGAGAAATTAGAAGATATTAACGATGAAATTAAAACGAAAGAAAAATACTTAAAAAACGATTTTGACAGCAATGGAGAGAGTAGATATTTTTTAATCGCCCTTGATCATGATAAAATTATCGGTTCAATTGAATACGGACCGGTGAGTGATCTCATTATGAAATGCACAAAAAATGAATTAAATGGCCTAATTGAAATAGGAACTGTTTTCGTTCATCCGGACTATCAAAAGAAAGGAGTAGGGAAATTATTACTAAATACAATGTATTCTACTTTACAGAATAGAGGAATAAATGAATTTTGTTTAGATAGTGGTTATACGAACGCACAAAAAATCTGGAAAAAGAAATTTGGCGAACCTAAATACTTATATAAGGATTTTTGGGGAAAAGGTTATGATCACATGATTTGGAAAATTAAGATTAGTAATATATTAAAATAG
- the mraY gene encoding phospho-N-acetylmuramoyl-pentapeptide-transferase: protein MLFSLLPALLTFVLVSIFSPLLIATLRKLKLTQPIRAELPPEHHNKKGTPLMLGSIFLIGILVAFLNYSSPLMLFLVGTFILFSFVGFLDDFWKASKQDPGGISAKTKLIFQFSFTILLLIVLINYFGIDTTFRFTDSIKIFLPLWVYLAIVTLFIVGSANAINFTDGMDGLLGMVSIPTFFFFFLISDHIEVKIFSLIMIASLAGFLIYNLYPAKAFMGDTGSMAIGGSLSFLAIIEKVEILIPILFLIYLAEQFSVIFQVLYFKKTRERLFLMAPIHFHYGIKYGWSENIIVMNFTIISWTCSLLSLLYFYLFM from the coding sequence TTGTTGTTCTCACTTTTACCGGCCCTTTTAACTTTTGTTTTAGTAAGTATTTTTTCACCCTTATTAATTGCTACATTAAGAAAATTGAAGTTGACACAACCTATAAGAGCTGAATTACCACCTGAACACCATAATAAAAAAGGTACACCATTAATGCTAGGAAGCATATTTTTGATTGGTATATTAGTAGCATTCCTTAATTATTCAAGCCCACTCATGCTTTTTTTAGTTGGAACCTTTATTTTATTTAGTTTTGTAGGTTTTCTTGATGACTTTTGGAAAGCATCAAAGCAGGACCCTGGAGGAATATCGGCTAAGACAAAACTAATTTTTCAATTTTCATTTACTATTTTGTTGCTTATTGTATTAATTAATTATTTTGGTATAGATACAACTTTTCGTTTTACAGATTCAATCAAAATCTTTTTACCATTATGGGTTTATTTAGCGATCGTGACTTTATTTATTGTAGGATCTGCAAATGCTATTAATTTTACTGATGGGATGGATGGACTTCTTGGTATGGTCTCAATTCCTACCTTCTTTTTCTTTTTTCTGATTTCAGATCATATAGAAGTAAAAATTTTTAGTCTAATTATGATCGCAAGTTTAGCTGGTTTTTTAATTTATAACTTATATCCCGCTAAGGCATTTATGGGCGATACAGGTTCAATGGCAATTGGTGGTTCACTATCCTTTTTAGCGATCATTGAAAAAGTAGAAATTTTGATTCCGATTTTGTTTTTAATTTATTTAGCTGAGCAGTTTTCTGTTATTTTTCAAGTTCTTTACTTTAAAAAAACAAGAGAGCGTCTGTTTCTCATGGCTCCTATCCATTTTCATTATGGAATTAAGTATGGTTGGTCGGAAAATATCATTGTTATGAATTTTACTATTATATCTTGGACATGTAGCTTATTAAGCCTTTTATATTTTTATTTATTTATGTAA
- the miaB gene encoding tRNA (N6-isopentenyl adenosine(37)-C2)-methylthiotransferase MiaB, whose translation MNEQQRLQGTNINNTKNKNDKDYSQYFEKVYQAPSLADAKRRGKEEVTYDRGFEIPEEMRNSGAGKKFLIRTYGCQMNEHDTEVMAGIFTTMGYEVATSVEDADIILLNTCAIRENAENKVFGEIGHLKPLKLQRPDLLIGICGCMSQEEAVVNRILQKHSFIDMVFGTHNIHRLPFIIQEAMFSKEMVIEVWSKEGDVIENLPKVRRGEIKAWVNIMYGCDKFCTYCIVPYTRGKERSRQPEDIINEVRELARLGYKEVTLLGQNVNAYGKDLAEGTYGLGHLMDEIRKIGIPRVRFTTSHPRDFDDHLIEVLAKGGNLMPHIHLPVQSGSSEVLKLMSRKYDREQYLELVRKLKTAMPQISFTTDIIVGFPNETDEQFEETMTLYEEVGFDLAFTFIYSPREGTPAAKMVDNVPESVKKQRLQRLNEVVNAKSAEFNKRFEGQILDVLVEGESKKNPDVLAGYTPYNKLVNFRGPKSIVGQIVKVKVTKAKTWSLDGELVEETVEVL comes from the coding sequence ATGAATGAACAACAACGCCTTCAAGGCACTAATATAAATAATACGAAAAATAAAAACGATAAAGATTATAGTCAATATTTTGAAAAGGTTTACCAAGCTCCTTCTTTAGCTGATGCAAAGCGTAGAGGTAAAGAAGAAGTTACTTATGATCGCGGTTTCGAAATTCCTGAAGAAATGAGAAATTCGGGTGCAGGTAAGAAATTCTTAATCCGTACATATGGTTGTCAAATGAACGAGCATGACACAGAAGTTATGGCCGGTATCTTTACAACGATGGGTTATGAAGTTGCTACATCAGTTGAAGATGCTGATATTATTCTATTAAACACATGTGCAATTCGAGAAAATGCTGAAAATAAAGTATTTGGAGAAATTGGACACTTAAAACCGTTAAAGCTTCAAAGACCAGACTTGTTAATTGGTATTTGTGGTTGTATGTCCCAAGAAGAAGCTGTCGTTAATCGAATCTTACAAAAACATTCATTTATTGATATGGTATTTGGTACCCATAATATTCATAGACTACCATTTATTATTCAAGAAGCAATGTTTAGTAAAGAAATGGTTATCGAAGTATGGTCAAAAGAAGGGGATGTAATTGAAAATCTTCCAAAAGTCCGTCGTGGTGAAATTAAAGCATGGGTTAATATTATGTATGGTTGCGATAAATTCTGTACATACTGTATTGTTCCTTATACACGTGGTAAAGAGCGTAGCCGTCAACCAGAAGACATTATTAATGAAGTTCGTGAGTTAGCTAGACTAGGTTACAAGGAAGTTACTTTATTAGGTCAAAATGTTAATGCATACGGTAAAGACTTAGCTGAAGGAACTTATGGATTAGGTCATTTAATGGATGAAATCCGTAAAATTGGTATTCCGCGTGTACGTTTTACAACAAGTCATCCACGAGATTTTGATGATCATTTAATAGAAGTATTAGCAAAAGGTGGCAACTTAATGCCACATATTCATTTACCGGTTCAATCGGGTAGCTCAGAAGTTCTGAAGTTAATGTCACGTAAATATGATCGTGAACAGTATCTTGAACTTGTAAGAAAATTAAAAACGGCTATGCCACAAATTTCATTTACAACAGATATAATTGTTGGATTCCCAAATGAAACAGATGAGCAATTTGAAGAAACGATGACGTTATATGAAGAAGTAGGTTTTGATTTAGCATTTACTTTCATCTATTCACCGCGTGAAGGAACACCGGCTGCCAAAATGGTAGATAATGTACCAGAGAGTGTGAAAAAGCAAAGATTACAACGTCTAAACGAAGTTGTAAATGCAAAATCAGCTGAATTTAATAAACGTTTTGAAGGACAAATTCTTGATGTTTTAGTAGAGGGTGAAAGTAAGAAGAATCCAGATGTACTTGCTGGGTATACTCCTTATAATAAACTTGTAAACTTTAGAGGTCCTAAATCAATCGTTGGTCAAATTGTAAAAGTAAAAGTTACAAAAGCTAAAACATGGTCATTAGATGGAGAATTAGTAGAAGAAACAGTAGAGGTGCTATAA
- the mutS gene encoding DNA mismatch repair protein MutS: MATYTPMIEQYLNIKKNYQDAFLFFRLGDFYEMFFEDAIKASQVLEITLTGRAGGTEERIPMCGVPFHAAAGYIEQLVEKGYKVAICEQVEDPTVAKGVVKREVVQLITPGTQMEGRSIDEKQNHYISTLTEVSKTSYALVWIDLTTGEGNALLLSGSLEEAILKIAATGTKEVVVHDDFSSKAIQTLEKSFSITVSFESNDRLLEEFTNVVKSIDQTSLKSTAARLLNYLSKTQKRTLSHLQEIVVINQHDFLNMDMYSMRNLELVETQRSKNKQGSLNWLLDETKTAMGGRLLKKWIQRPLVNANQIDERLTIVELLMENYFIREDLKELLKDVYDLERLAGKVSFGNVNARDLLQLKRSLQTVPSIIHVLKSINHESIDELITNIDPCEDLQIILENAIIEEAPLSIKEGNIIKDGFNKTLDEYRFVSKNGKNWLMELEQREREITGIKSLKIGYNRIFGYYIEVTRSNISQIPEGRYERKQTLANAERFITEELKEKETMILEAEEKMIGLEYELFISIREQVKQYLSRLQTLGKVISQIDVLQSFSVVSEKNGYIRPTFTADREYIVQNGRHPVVEKVLHGLEYIPNDTNFDVDTHQFLITGPNMAGKSTYMKQVALISVLAQIGCYVPAEYAKLPVFDQIFTRIGAADDLISGQSTFMVEMLEANYAITNATEKSLILFDEIGRGTSTYDGMALAQAMIEYIHDHIGAKTLFSTHYHELTVLANQLKFLKNIHVAAKEQDGKVLFLHKIFEGAADQSYGIHVAELANLPQDVIIRAKELLTDLESNNHSFVKEDIENTEQVIIKKQETKKEIVQTSDKEDLGSQLSLFDDNQPKVKEVIKSHPVIDQLKGINILELNPMEAFNLLYELQKQVKK; encoded by the coding sequence ATGGCAACATATACGCCAATGATTGAGCAATATTTAAATATAAAGAAAAATTACCAGGATGCTTTTTTATTTTTTAGACTTGGCGATTTTTATGAAATGTTTTTTGAGGATGCGATAAAAGCATCTCAAGTTTTGGAAATAACATTAACAGGGCGAGCAGGTGGTACTGAAGAGCGAATTCCAATGTGTGGTGTTCCTTTTCATGCAGCTGCTGGATATATAGAACAATTAGTAGAAAAAGGTTACAAAGTAGCAATATGTGAACAGGTTGAGGATCCAACGGTCGCTAAAGGAGTAGTAAAAAGAGAGGTTGTTCAATTAATTACTCCTGGTACGCAAATGGAAGGTAGATCAATTGATGAGAAGCAGAACCATTACATCTCAACATTAACGGAAGTTTCTAAAACTTCATATGCTTTAGTTTGGATTGATTTAACGACTGGTGAAGGGAATGCTTTATTACTTAGCGGGTCATTAGAAGAAGCGATCTTAAAAATTGCAGCAACTGGAACGAAAGAGGTTGTCGTACATGATGATTTTTCATCTAAAGCGATTCAAACTCTTGAAAAGAGCTTCTCAATTACAGTTTCTTTTGAATCAAATGATCGTTTATTAGAGGAATTTACAAATGTTGTAAAATCGATTGATCAAACAAGTTTAAAATCAACAGCTGCTAGACTATTAAATTATTTATCAAAAACGCAAAAACGAACACTTTCACATCTTCAAGAAATCGTTGTGATTAATCAACATGATTTTTTAAATATGGACATGTATTCAATGAGAAATCTTGAGTTAGTTGAAACTCAGCGTTCAAAAAACAAACAAGGTTCATTGAATTGGTTATTAGATGAAACGAAAACAGCAATGGGTGGTCGTTTGCTAAAAAAATGGATTCAACGTCCATTAGTAAATGCGAATCAAATCGATGAACGTTTAACAATCGTTGAATTGCTAATGGAAAACTATTTTATTCGAGAAGATCTTAAGGAACTTTTAAAAGATGTATATGATTTAGAACGCTTAGCTGGTAAAGTCTCATTTGGCAATGTAAATGCTAGAGATTTATTGCAATTAAAACGCTCACTTCAAACAGTCCCTTCAATTATTCATGTCTTGAAATCAATAAATCACGAAAGTATTGACGAGTTAATTACGAATATTGACCCATGTGAGGACCTTCAAATTATTTTAGAAAACGCAATTATTGAAGAGGCTCCACTATCGATTAAAGAAGGTAACATCATAAAAGATGGTTTTAATAAAACATTAGACGAGTATCGTTTCGTGAGTAAGAACGGTAAAAACTGGTTAATGGAACTTGAGCAACGAGAAAGAGAAATTACTGGGATCAAATCATTAAAAATTGGATATAATCGTATTTTTGGTTACTATATTGAAGTAACAAGATCAAATATTAGCCAAATCCCAGAAGGACGATATGAGCGTAAACAAACTTTAGCAAATGCAGAGCGATTTATAACTGAAGAGCTTAAAGAAAAAGAGACAATGATTCTTGAAGCTGAAGAAAAAATGATTGGTTTAGAATATGAGTTGTTTATTTCAATTAGAGAACAAGTAAAACAATATTTATCAAGACTTCAAACATTAGGAAAAGTCATTAGTCAAATTGACGTATTACAAAGTTTTTCTGTAGTAAGTGAAAAAAATGGATATATAAGACCAACGTTTACGGCTGATCGAGAATATATTGTGCAGAATGGGAGACATCCGGTAGTTGAAAAAGTATTACATGGTTTAGAATATATTCCTAACGATACAAATTTCGATGTTGATACACATCAATTTTTAATTACTGGACCGAATATGGCCGGTAAAAGTACGTATATGAAACAAGTAGCCTTAATAAGTGTCCTGGCTCAAATAGGATGCTACGTACCTGCTGAATATGCAAAATTACCTGTATTTGATCAAATATTTACTCGAATTGGAGCAGCGGATGATTTAATCTCCGGTCAAAGTACATTTATGGTCGAAATGTTAGAAGCTAATTATGCGATTACGAATGCAACTGAAAAGAGTTTAATCTTATTTGATGAAATTGGTAGGGGTACATCGACATATGATGGAATGGCTTTAGCACAAGCGATGATTGAATATATACATGATCATATCGGAGCAAAAACTCTTTTTTCTACTCACTACCATGAATTGACGGTATTAGCTAATCAGCTTAAGTTTTTGAAAAACATTCACGTAGCAGCAAAAGAGCAGGATGGAAAGGTATTATTCCTTCATAAAATCTTTGAGGGAGCAGCTGACCAAAGCTATGGTATACATGTAGCTGAATTAGCAAATCTTCCGCAAGATGTAATCATTCGAGCAAAAGAATTATTAACTGATTTAGAATCAAATAATCATTCTTTTGTTAAAGAAGATATCGAAAATACAGAACAAGTGATTATAAAAAAGCAAGAAACTAAAAAAGAAATTGTTCAAACATCCGACAAAGAAGATTTAGGATCTCAATTAAGCTTATTTGATGATAATCAACCAAAAGTTAAAGAAGTAATTAAAAGCCATCCAGTGATTGATCAATTAAAAGGAATAAATATTCTAGAGTTAAATCCAATGGAAGCATTTAATTTATTATATGAACTACAAAAACAAGTGAAAAAATAA